GGTTTGAATCCCCATACCGGCACAAAACTTTGGGTGGGGAAGGCGAGGAGCCCACATCTGCCTCCACCCTCATAAGTTCCAATGTGAGCCCTTGAGCAAAGCGCTTACCTTCCAGCTGCACCCTGGGCAGCCCTAGATATCACCCCTCTGCTCCACGTGAGTGATgggaaaaatgcagaaaatgaagtTCCTCACTGGGAATTAAAAGAGTATGATATAAACCTAGAAGTGTATGAACTGTTTAATTTCCTGATTGGCCTGTTAACAAATGTTCAGAGTTGTTGGACTTCTTATTGTGGAGCTGCTCAGGTAAAGATTCCTCCTGATTGTGTAGAATATTGTAGCGTTGCAGTGTAAAAAAGATTTATggaaaatattattaatttgctttattatatttttttaaccaaagggtttctaaaaatatttcaagtaaTGTTTGtgaaactaattttttttctttttaggtcaCTTCCATGTTTTTGTTGGAGATTTAAGTCCTGAAATCACCACAGATGacataaaagcagcatttgctCCATTTGGGAAAATATCGTAAGTGTattctactgtttttttttgtcctgtttgtttttttattgttaaaaaacaaaataacaatacaTCAGGACGGGTCCCATCAAAgattctttttgatttttaaaaaaattgatttaaactTTACCGCTCACCAGAAAGTCGATTTCTGACTCACTATACTTCCAATGATGTTGAATTACAGAAAAACTTGGCGTTTACTCGTTTTAATGTAGATATCTGGATAATCCAgttcttcttgttaaaaataatacacGATTGATTCAGCcttgagacaaaataaaatggtaacagtttaaaactaataaattgttTATGATTTTGTGTTCAGTCTTGAGTTTAATGTTAATAGCAGTTCTTATCACCACAGACGaaaatgtttttggtagtgttttagtgtttatatATGACGGTACTTAAGGGATTTGATggttttgttggtgtttgtATGCAGGGATTGTCGAGTGGTGAAAGACATGGCCACAGGTAAATCTAAAGGCTATGGCTTTGTCTCCTTTTTCAACAAATGGGTAAGTGTCTCGCCACTAACCATATAGACAGGAAAATGTTTCCAGACTGTAACTGTTGTCTTGCTTAGAAACGGGATTTACGATCATCTTCATTATAATTGATtattaacttttgtttgttctttgtgtttttaggatgCAGAGAATGCAATTCAGCAAATGGGAGGACAGTGGCTGGGAGGAAGGCAGATCAGAACCAACTGGGCCACAAGGAAGCCTGCTCCTAAAACTACTAATGAGCGTAAGTTTGCAGAGATTGATGGCTCTTAGTTTGAAGTCACAAATGCCAGTGCTTCAaatactttacaaaaaaaattaggacACCCCTTCAAGATGTTAATACATTATCAGTTGTTGCAAATCTATTTTatgtgccattttttaaaaatgtaaaacattgtCAGTGGTCCTGAGAGGCTGCTGATTGTGTCCATCCACCAGTTGAGTAAATATTTGGAATGGCGAGACCtgctgatcaggtggactgaAACATTCAGCAGCCTGGGCACCATCGGCAGGAACACGGTCTATccatgctcagcacacatacagttGTGTAATAGCACAGATGTTGTTCGGTTaagaaaacactgacaaactaaacagacagtgtttaatattagctaatgtagggttatttcatcatttaagcttttaaaaagataaaaaacaagcacttctttggctagctattagccAACCTTGAACAAAAACTTTTCACCATACCCCTTGCTCTTCGACTGATTTCATGTCCCGAAAAGGTACTGACTATGGATAACTATGtatttaacagaacatcacttctaAAATGgctaaactatccctttaagaaatGGGGTAAACAAATACATCTTTATTATGTATAAAGCTATAGAGTatattttaacatctgtttgtgTAACCTAAGCTTAAACTTCTTTTATAAAGTCaaccaaaaatacaatttgtaGCAACATAGGACCATAGAGTCTGGATCAGTGTATAGATCGGTGACCTCTGCCCGATATCTGACCCAAGAATGACACCAGTATCAGAGGCTGCACTGAGACTGGATCAAAACAGTCCCAAATCTATGTGTCAGCAGCTGAAACTAGCTAATGATCACTGTAGTAATTTTCTAGTGCTGGAAACTACAGTtccttgcaaaagtattcactcccaTGGTCCTTTTATGCTTtaattgctgtcataaatcaatcatgatcactataAATTGGCTTTCTTTGAAAAacgtatattaaaaaaacaaaacaggagggAAAGCTAGGGGCGATATTTTAgcatcattaaaataatttaaaattacaacTGCATTGCTCAAATGAGATAATccgtttttatgtttgctaatgcTTAATTGAAATTAGGAACCAATAAGTGATCTGATTTGACCCatgaaatacaacaaatattAGTACATTTATAGGTCATTTAAACTGAGTGAACAGTAGAAAAATGAACAGCAAATCAAATGGTGACTTAAAAGACTGTATTAAGACAGTTTGAATTTGGaccagaaaacaggaaaaagtatttactttgtttctctgtttctctctctctctggtccCAGAAAATTTtgataaacagttttaaaaacaaattggaaaatgttttgttcagttCGTGGTAATTGACCAATATAATGCCAGGGCTAACGCAATCTCTGTTCTTCTCGTTTATTAGCAACCAACACCAAGCAGCTGTCTTTCGATGAGGTGTTGAACCAGTCCAGCCCCAGTAACTGTACAGTTTACTGCGGAGGCGTTACAAATGGTCTAACAGGTGAAGCATAGTTTAACATCATGGTGCAATTTAAAAGCACTGTCAATAACATTAAAatctcattcatttttttttattcacagagCAAATTATGAGACAAACCTTCTCACCTTTCGGGCAAATAATGGAAATCCGTGTTTTCCCAGAGAAAGGCTACTCGTTTGTGAGGTAAACAGACTTTCAGACCAGCCTCATGTCACAGAACGGACTGTATGAAGAGGACTTTGTTAGAGAGACATGACGTCTCTGTAGGGTAACTTGATTGAAGTCGGACTAATATCTCAGCTTGTGTCTTTTCTCAGGTTTAACTCCCACGAGGCAGCAGCTCATGCTATAGTTTCTGTCAACGGCACTTCCATAGAGGGCAATGTTGTGAAGTGTTACTGGGGCAAAGAAACCACAGACATGGTCCAGGGCCCCATACAGCAGGTACAAATGGCACAGGTACGAAGACTCTTTGTctgcaggttgtttttgttaatttaaataatttatgtgATGTCAGTGCAGTGTCATAATCTGcttcttaaaatatttatctatACATCAGCAGAACACGTTGAGCTTTGCAGCACAGCCCTACAATCAGTGGGGTCAGTGGTACAGCAACACACAACAGATTGGTCAGTATGTCCCCAATGGATGGCAGGTCCCGAGCTATGGTGTCTACGGACAGACCTGGGATCAGCAGGGCTACAAGTAAGTGCAAaggagtgattttttttttgtttttaaattggtgGGCTCCAGGTTTGTGGATGTCAGTGTTGTGTGACTACACTCAGACTTTAGATAAAATACCACATTTGACAGCATATATCTACATGCACATATAAAATGATTTTGATCAAACCCTTCAGATCTTTTACTGAGGGCACATTCCATACTGTACTACATGCCTTCATTGACTATACTCTATGGTTGCTTTTGCACTGCTGAGAGAAACATTGATCTGAAGCAAgatacatgtattttttttaattcagttaaataaatttaagtgTTTCATATTTGCATgtaattccaaaaaagttgggacatgtttaccactgtgaaTCATTCCCTCTTTTAACAATCCTTGGCTTCAACCAGCGATTCGTGCAACAGTGTTTTGCACAGCCGATCTTTGAGAAACATATTAGTTTTGTGAGCACAGCCTGCAAAACTGGATTGTAGTGATTGGATGTTCGAGATTTctttgataaaataataaaataaccatAAAGAATCCCCAAAAGGCCAATGCGTACTAGAAATTCTGAAAATTCGCAGACAGGCgtgtcagaaacaaaacatagtTTCTGTGTCACGGGCAGCAGCTCCAGAGGGGAGCACACATTTGCAAATCATGCAGGTACATGTTCAGTGGTAATTGTAGGCGACtgaaaagaaatctaaaaatcACTTTCCTACTGCATCGTACATTCCAggttgttaaaacaaaacaaaccaaaaaatgtgACGTTAGAAGGAGGAGTAGGAGGAAAAACGAGCAGCTGCACCCACCTCCTCCTGCAAGAcaaatgcagttaaataaataaaaaaataccgCACGGTGAGAAGAATCTGGAAATCTTACCCTTTTACATGCTGATCAGTCCAGGTCCCACCGAGGGTTTAGCAACACCACAGTTACTGGATATCATACCTGATCCTGAGAACATTGACCTTCACTCAAACTCTGGAAGTTGTtgcagctgcagttttctcATGTGTCACTTTGCTAGAAAGTTTCATTCCAAGCTATTAAACACGCTGCACTGTGTTAAAGTAAACGTGTGTTAATGGGAGCAGCTGAAGATACCGACAGACACTGCAGCTCACACAGAATCAGTTTTATCCCCTTTAAGTTCAGTCGCTGAGGGGAAAAATGACTGTGTTGCAATCAGGgataaaaccacagaagaaaaaagcttttactTTAGGATCCCTCTGTTCAGAAGCTGTATAAACtctgttgtgtgtgttgatgtgacAGCACCAGATCAGATGTGTGTGAGTTACCACTGATATACTAAGATTATTTGTGTGCCACAATGTGAGAAATGTCCAGCTGAACATAATATGTATATCATCTATGAGTCAAAAAAATATCTCCAGCAGACACATCAACATCTAATCCATTCAGTGTAAACGGATTTGAACTGAAATTTTGTAgatttatttctacattttataatatatttattctcATATGTGAATGTAACTCAGTCTAGTTTTAAATTTCGGTTTTGTACCCTTGTGGTGTAGTACATTTAAAAGGTGGGTGTAATTTGAATTTTTAGGCCATTTTCAAGCAGCCAGTCTAGCAAAATACAAACAGCCTTTATTAGAAACAATTACGGTAAATGGaagaaaatttatttagttACCCCAAAAATGGTCCACTAGTTGTAGACTATCAGCCCAACCATGATGTTTGTTCATTATTAAAAGCTCTCTGCCAATCTGCCAATCCAAAAATTTACACCCACATTGGATGACCTTCATTAGACAAACATGCTTAAATTATCTCAGAGTGACTGAACCTGAACTCTTAAGTCTCCAAAACCCCTCCACCCACACAATTATTAGATGTTTAATAATGGTTTCACTGTTTGAAGACAACTTATGTAAGCGTTATTTAGTCGGAACCAGTAAATGGGTTAACTCTTTTCATTGAATGCGTCTACTGTCTGCATTTATTATTcacactgaatgttttttttgtttgttttttttctgttttcttgaaGTCATTTACATGCTGGAGCTGGATGGACGGGCGTGGGTGCTGTCAGTAACGGAGGCATGGTGGAGCCCGGGCAGGGGGTCAACGGGACGATGCTAACCAACCAAGCAGGCATGAGCACTACTGGCTACCACACCCACTGATCACAGTCTCCCTGTCTTAGCGTCCGAGGCCTCAAGGATGATACTCTGCTGGGGAAGGAGCGCATCAGATGTGCTCCGTCTGTCACGTCACAAAAGTACCCTGTTAGTGAAGCTGGAACATCATGTTAACAGCCCCAAGCCTCACCCACTGCCCAAACctgcaaatttaaagaaaactagtCACCCTTTAACACACTTAAAGCTACTGCTAATGCACCTTGCATTATTGGGCCCATTTTGTACTGTTTGGTGTGTTACTGGCCAAATGTAAATTATACAGTGTGTAAAGATAATTCTAGCACAGGaaatttaatctaaaatgaaacaaatgctcaatgaattaaaacatcagctttttttgtttatttgttttcagccCCTGAAAGCCAAAGAGCAAGGGTAGAATTTTATATCAATATTTAACAATCACACAGGGCCATGAGGCATTTATCTCTGCCACAGAAAGCACTCTGTAGTCCACAGTATTGGAACACAGCCACAAGACGTGTAACgacaaaggtttttattttctctccgaTGGAGCCTGTCGATCTTACTGTTGCTGTCCACTGGTTGCTATAGCGACACGAGTCCGAGCGAGTTCTCAGGGTGTTGTCAAGTAATTCTGTGAAACGTAAATGCTAGCAGGTTGAGGGAAAGTGGGTACAACCAAACAATTAGATGTCAGTGCTCCTTCATCTCTCGGACTGGACTGAACGGACGAAGAATCCCATCTGTGGataagaagtgtgtgtgtgtgtgtgtgtgtgtgtgtgtgtatgtgcgcgAGCTAGCGTGTGcttatgtgtgtgcatgaacTCTGATGCTTTTACTCACCAAGACAATGTCCTGGCCATCTTCCCCTGACTCCAGAAGGACTATGCcattattaatttgtttttgctacAAATATGATAGAGAAAgatgctttctttcttttctttttttttggagcaaTTTAAAAATGCTGACATTGTATAAAGAACTTTTgccttttgtgtttaatttcaattctgaaggaaaaaaaaagagagatgacACCATCAAATCATGTGACATGCGAGATCTTATGTTTGCTCAGACAACATTAAGTGGctgtcaactttattttttaaattagtatatctaaaataaaacaattgcaGGGATTACTGCCACTCTAGCTTACTTACAGGCAGACAAATATTGCACAAATTCTTAGTTGTCTTTTCACAAAATTTGAAATACtagaaattattttgttttttttttttgcattccactttatttgtgattttgttttggaagcctgttttatgtaaatagcCAAAACATTCTGTTGAATTGTACTAAACCTGTATAAAGACATGTTCATTAAGAAACACATGCTTGCTCCTGGTTGGGAAACCTGATTTCAGGCAGACGGCTGTTTGACAGTAGCGTCCCTGTTCAGTGATGGGTCGAAGCAGAGCAACATCTCATTCTTTCAGCCTGTTGGAGAACAAGCAGCATTGCTATGTAATGCAGAAGTCTTTAGGTCGAGCAGAAatcataatttattgttttactccAACAtagtggtttttcttttttagctttagaAAACTCCTCATAGAGTTCAGACTTTCACAGTGTCTCTACAGACAATTTAGTGAGAAAATCCATTGTGTTGCCTTATCAGGAGAGTTACTTTTAATTTAACCAAAAACCATCTGAGAGTAGGCAGTGCCTATGAATGTTTTCAGCCTACAGTCTGGCACAAGACGTTCTGTTTATGCGTGagtaacctgttttttttttttttttttttttttttttctttgtcccaTTAAAACGCTGATGTTTATTACAGCCCACACTGACACTGTTTGCATCTCATCTTTGAAACCAGATGGATCTGAAGAATCAGAGAAGAGTCTGGTGTTCTTTGTAATTCACAGCAGGTTACTATGGAGGTAGAAGTCTTATTGTCCacttaataaattattttaatcaacCATAAATTAGTTAAAGGGCCATTATAAGTGAACCTGGATCACAGTGGCTTGTAAAAGGATCCATCCTTcttgacatgtttttattttgttgcctttcaatctggaatttaaatggatgTTTATTAGTAATAATTCTTCAAAAAATACTCAATTAATGACTCAATTAAAATGGAGGGAAAACTTGTATAAATCTGAGAAGTGGGGTGTGCATGTATATTCATCCCCTTTACTTTGAATCCCCACCCATTCCCTTCAGAAGGCACATAATTCGATTGCTCACAGCtgagttttatttaaccaaGTGTTTAGGTGATCTAAACCTGTTGAAATGGTTTACTCCTGTTGTAACAACCTCCAGAATCGACACCAGTGCAACACTCCTAAGTAGTGAGGTCTACCATCAAGCAAGAGATgacatgaagaccaaggaactctccacgcTTCTCAGAGACAAAGGTGTGAAGTACAGATCAGGAATGGAGTTAAACAAATCCCAAACTCTGAACAttccacagagctccattaaacccattattaggaaatggaaagatgatgTCACCACAGACATCTGCCAAAAGAGGGTCGTCCACCAAAGCTCAGTGGGTAAGGAGGGTGTTAACCAGAGAAAATAACCCTCATGGATCTGTGCaactcttctgcagagatggaaggatctgtccataggactgctagaagctgctcagagctgaACTTCTTGgaagagtggcaggaaaaaaagactgCTTAAAGTAAAAGAGTTGGAACCTTTGGagttttttctccaaatgtgaaagaaggtgctgtggtcagatgaaccCCAACTATTAGGCCGTCAAAGACCACCCTGTCTGAGGCAAATCCACAGTCTCTAATGCTGAAAATCCCATCCCCACAGTGAGGCAtgatggtggcagcatcataaTGTTGAGCTGTTTAGGAAACTGgtcagtcaaacaaaaaatggatggagcaaaacacagagaaattCTTTAGAGGAACTCAGAGAAAAATACTGAGAGAAAACTGAGTCTTCCAGAGCTTTGAAAGTGGAACAGaagtccaccttccagcagaacAATGAGCCTAAACACTGCTAAAGCAACgcaccactggtttaaggagaaccactTCACGGATGATCCAGTCATGACATGACCTTCACTAGATTCATAAGCACAACTTTGTGaattactgaaataaacaatattttggTTGGCAAAAAAGTTTACATGTAAAATTTTTTCATGActatttattgtgaaaaaaactCTCCCCACATTAACCTTTTACACAAGTAAGAAATACTGAAGACTAAGGTCAAATTATACGAGACAGATAAATTTGTACCTTTcgttagagaaataaaaactcacaaaagtgactgaaataatttgaaagtggcaaaagtaacaataattaaaataaaaaaaaacaactaataaaaatcagtcaCAGCTTTTGAATTGTGGTTCAACAtagttattaataataataataaaactggaaaGCATGGTACCCCAGAGAAGACTGAAAGTAATTTGCCCACATAGACATGTTAATCAGCATCACTGGTGTCTTCAGTTGTGGAGTAAGTCTGTTTAAAGACTAAAAAGTAGTCACAGTGcagtttggtatcatggtgtgtaccacactgaacatgtaACAGTAGCACAGAAAACTGAGGACAGTTGTCtaaggagcttagaaagaaaattatttaaaaatatgaaaaaaatttaaagactataagaccatctccaagcagctggatgtttttATATCTTTGTAAACATTAGAAATGAAGAAACCAGCTGATGTATCTCGATTTTTCGAAGCTGACGCGTCTCAACATCTTTGCTTTAGCCCCGCCTTGTATCAACTACATCTCCCATCATTCAACACTCCACACGGGCCCGCCCcgatttttttttgccacgtGATCGTCAGCGTCCAATGGAGAGTGTCGTTACAGGCGCAATGCGGGTATCTGGATGTAAGGAAGAATGGCGACGGTCGAGAGGGTTCAGGAGGCCAGAGTGAAGCCGAATTGGACCAAACAGAAGCGGATTATTGGtagtttgaacatttgttttgaaaatattcatAGAACTGTGTGTGCAATGTATGGTGTGTTTACAACCAGGGCTGTGTTGGATTTAAACTCGCGTTTGTTACATTTGAAGTACTTAGAAACACTTGAACTCATAGGTGTGTgctaacaatatttttaaaataggtTTATGTTAAAGCACGATTTCAACTGAAAGAGCTTTAAAGGGTCTTTCAGATTATGTCTAAGTTAAAAAATAGGGAAGTTGTAgcgttttaaaataaaaatggggaATAGTTAATGTCCTCAATGCCcactgaaccaaaaaaaaatggtcaCAAAAATTGTCCTTgccataaaactttaaacaaatgttctttaataaatgttcaaaagCTTTTTCAGTGGTTAGAATAATATTAAtcacttatttttaaatttaataataactaGTAATAAACCTTTATTCTTCCCATAGATTGAGTTTTTTAATGCAGAATATTATATTGTCAAATACCATTTCAACATTTTGCTCGTGGGAAAAAAGTATGTTCTGACAAATCAAATTGGTAGATTTTTTGATTATAGTTAcgtgtaaacaaaaactaatagTCTGTTGAGTTAAAAAACCTTTTCACCTTCAGCTATCTCTGAAATAGGAAGTAAACAACTAGCTGATAAATGGCCTTCTGGGTACTTGTCCTGTATGTGATCATTACAGATTCTTATTATTCcaagaaaaactttttaaaatttcatttcttttaaggAATGGTCCTGCCAGATAGGAAATTTGCCATAATTGCAGCTGAGAGTAACATAACTAGAAATGGTGTCCTTTTAACTCAAGTTCTAGTTGGTACAATAAAAAGTGTGGTATACATTAAagctttcttttccttttttatcaagGCTTGAATCCCTTCAATTCCTGAAGTTGTTATTGTTGAGCCCCAGAATGGATGGTGAAGTAACCCCATCTGGAATCATTTCACCCCCTTCTCCTCAAACTTCGACCAGTCAGTCCAATGTGTCTgcaaagcagagagaaaacaaaaagcccatGACCACAACTCCTGCCTTCCTCTCCAACCTGGGGAGGGCCACTCTTCGGGGCATTCGCAGGTGTCCTCAGTGTGGCATCTACAATGGCACCCGTGGGCTGAGCTGCAAGAACAAGGCCTGTGGGGTGTCCCTCAGAAATGCCTCATCGGCGGATAGAAGCAGTAAGAAGTGTGCGGTGGATGTGGTGAAGGTGATAACAGAcggggagggtgtgtgtgcaaaggagcaggagggagggggggtccTGGATGGTGGCTCGGGTGGAGGAGCTCAGGTGTTTTCAGTGTGTCACAGAGGGAGACCGGCTGCAGCTACACAATGGGGCTTTGTTGAGCTGGTCCCCACAGATACCGCCATAGCAACTGGGGATGGGGCCACCTTGCTCACTCGCATCAACCTCGGCCGCTGCTTTCTACCCTCTTGCAgacagggtcagaggtcaaatcAGTCAGACTCAGCCGCAGCCAAACCGTCATTTGACAGCCTCTGCATCCACATCAAGCAAGCTATAGAGTGTCAGAGCAGCACAACGCCTCTGACTTTGAAAAGCTCTGTGTTGGAGGGTTTACAGGTTTCCATTCAAGCCAGAGAGGAGCTGTGGAGGCTGGCCACGCAGTCCCCCGGGCCCCTCGTGCAGCGGGTTTCCAAAGACACTATGGTGGTAAAGTGCCATACAGATTCCCACCATCCTCTGGGCCTGCTCCATCTTACTGTTGGTGCAGGCGGACTGTCGGAGACTCAGAAGAGCGAGAGGAGTGTGTTTCACTGCTCCTGCCAGAATAACTCAAGAAGAAATAAACCTGGCGTGGATGGAGCAGGTGGACCCATTGGTTCCAACCCTCCTCCATATTTGGTCTCGTTCCAGCCTTGCCTTCACTTCTACGCCTGTGTGTGCGCCTTCACAAGCAATGAGAAGCTGGCCTCAGAGTTCGCAGCTTTCATCAACTACACTTCCAGTGGTAAAGTAACCAGTTTGATTGTTTCAAACTAATTTTAAAGATACGGACTGCAAAATAGGATCACATTTGA
Above is a genomic segment from Kryptolebias marmoratus isolate JLee-2015 linkage group LG14, ASM164957v2, whole genome shotgun sequence containing:
- the LOC108251146 gene encoding nucleolysin TIA-1-like isoform X2, with protein sequence MDDEQPKTLYVGNLSRDVTEALILELFSQIGPCKSCKMIVDTAGHDPYCFVEFYEHRHATATIAAMNGRKILGKEVKVNWATTPTSQKKDTSSHFHVFVGDLSPEITTDDIKAAFAPFGKISDCRVVKDMATGKSKGYGFVSFFNKWDAENAIQQMGGQWLGGRQIRTNWATRKPAPKTTNEPTNTKQLSFDEVLNQSSPSNCTVYCGGVTNGLTEQIMRQTFSPFGQIMEIRVFPEKGYSFVRFNSHEAAAHAIVSVNGTSIEGNVVKCYWGKETTDMVQGPIQQVQMAQNTLSFAAQPYNQWGQWYSNTQQIGQYVPNGWQVPSYGVYGQTWDQQGYNHLHAGAGWTGVGAVSNGGMVEPGQGVNGTMLTNQAGMSTTGYHTH
- the LOC108251146 gene encoding nucleolysin TIA-1-like isoform X1: MDDEQPKTLYVGNLSRDVTEALILELFSQIGPCKSCKMIVDTAGHDPYCFVEFYEHRHATATIAAMNGRKILGKEVKVNWATTPTSQKKDTSSHFHVFVGDLSPEITTDDIKAAFAPFGKISDCRVVKDMATGKSKGYGFVSFFNKWDAENAIQQMGGQWLGGRQIRTNWATRKPAPKTTNEPTNTKQLSFDEVLNQSSPSNCTVYCGGVTNGLTEQIMRQTFSPFGQIMEIRVFPEKGYSFVRFNSHEAAAHAIVSVNGTSIEGNVVKCYWGKETTDMVQGPIQQVQMAQQNTLSFAAQPYNQWGQWYSNTQQIGQYVPNGWQVPSYGVYGQTWDQQGYNHLHAGAGWTGVGAVSNGGMVEPGQGVNGTMLTNQAGMSTTGYHTH